Proteins encoded by one window of Armatimonadota bacterium:
- a CDS encoding polysaccharide deacetylase family protein, which yields MGGVFHLLGLHMHQPPGNLALLMETNPWEAQQILLCYERPVKYARRYPDVARFCVGFSGILLEQLQDPHVVARYAHIVDIPRMLEEYRDTPNIEIVGMGYYHPVFPLIPPEDWEDQVARGKQKILEVFGREPRIFWPPELAFSIEMIPVLVRHGYRYVVADGAHVRPKETLEWEDVLYHPHWAEYRGIRIVVVPRDRDLSNAQQSGLDPAWLDEQVRHRTAGARRPCLVTTWTDGENGGWFRQIHEEAGFWGHFFAPYMERVRAGQMSIRPVLLSEYVWTSPPLSEVRVERGAWNIGPRGGEDFSQWAGSPAQQQALRELWEVSRRYHTVRRRAEGVAEAREKLEQAREAVLQAETSCYLFWGDAWIPQLYARTGTARRLLEEVEGRCGG from the coding sequence GTGGGCGGCGTGTTTCACCTACTGGGACTCCACATGCACCAGCCCCCTGGGAACCTGGCGCTGCTGATGGAAACGAATCCGTGGGAGGCTCAGCAGATCCTCCTGTGCTACGAGCGGCCCGTGAAGTACGCCCGCCGCTACCCGGATGTGGCTCGGTTCTGCGTAGGGTTTTCGGGGATCCTGCTGGAACAACTCCAGGATCCTCACGTGGTGGCCCGCTACGCCCACATCGTGGACATCCCCCGCATGCTGGAAGAGTACCGGGACACGCCGAACATCGAGATCGTAGGCATGGGATACTACCACCCTGTGTTCCCCCTCATCCCCCCGGAGGACTGGGAGGATCAGGTGGCGCGTGGGAAGCAGAAGATCCTGGAGGTGTTCGGCCGGGAGCCGCGGATCTTCTGGCCGCCGGAGCTGGCCTTCTCCATAGAGATGATCCCGGTGCTGGTGCGGCACGGATACCGGTACGTGGTGGCGGACGGTGCGCACGTCCGGCCGAAGGAGACCCTGGAGTGGGAGGACGTTCTCTACCATCCGCACTGGGCGGAGTACCGCGGGATCCGGATCGTGGTCGTGCCGCGGGATCGGGATCTCAGCAACGCCCAGCAGAGCGGCCTCGACCCTGCCTGGTTGGATGAGCAGGTGCGGCACAGGACCGCGGGAGCCCGCAGGCCATGCCTGGTGACCACCTGGACGGACGGGGAGAACGGCGGGTGGTTCCGGCAGATCCACGAAGAGGCAGGCTTCTGGGGACACTTCTTCGCCCCATACATGGAGCGGGTGCGGGCGGGCCAGATGTCCATCCGGCCCGTCCTACTTTCGGAGTACGTGTGGACTAGCCCTCCCCTATCTGAGGTGCGGGTAGAGCGGGGCGCGTGGAACATCGGCCCCAGGGGCGGGGAGGACTTCTCCCAGTGGGCGGGATCCCCAGCCCAGCAACAGGCCCTGCGGGAGCTGTGGGAAGTGAGCCGGCGGTACCACACGGTCCGGCGGCGGGCAGAGGGGGTGGCGGAAGCCCGGGAAAAGCTGGAACAGGCACGGGAGGCCGTCCTCCAGGCGGAGACGAGCTGCTATCTGTTCTGGGGGGACGCCTGGATTCCCCAGCTGTATGCACGGACCGGGACAGCCCGTCGGCTGCTGGAAGAGGTGGAAGGGAGGTGCGGCGGGTAA
- a CDS encoding glycosyltransferase family 4 protein — MRVALLAWESLHSIAVGGVAVHVTELAAALERKGHEVHVFTRMGPGQLHLERIHGVWYHRCPFDLNPDFVEEIHNMCRSFVHHLFATEDYMGAGFDVVHAHDWLTALAMIWIKWGRGRRGILTMHSTEYGRCGNQFFGGRSARIRDIEWQGTYWADRVIVVSHALGRELQWIYHLPEWKIHVIYNGINPHVFDGFLDAGTVKGRYGIGPLDPTVLFCGRMTYQKGPDLLVNAVPMILHRHPQAKFVFAGDGDMRGSCEQQAHALGVAHACRFLGYRNGGELIDLYKACDVVCVPSRNEPFGLTVLEAWSAGKPVVATRNGGPDEYVEHGVNGLKIYAHAESVAWGIGTLFHDFEWARWMGRNGRATVETAFSWDRVAEQTLSVYGA, encoded by the coding sequence ATGCGGGTTGCTCTGCTTGCCTGGGAGTCCCTGCACTCCATTGCCGTGGGTGGGGTCGCGGTGCACGTGACGGAGCTGGCCGCGGCCCTGGAGCGCAAGGGCCATGAGGTCCACGTATTCACCCGCATGGGTCCAGGACAGCTGCACCTAGAGCGGATCCACGGCGTCTGGTATCACCGATGTCCCTTCGACCTGAACCCCGATTTCGTGGAGGAGATCCACAACATGTGCCGCTCCTTCGTGCATCATCTGTTCGCCACAGAGGATTACATGGGAGCGGGGTTCGACGTGGTCCACGCGCACGACTGGCTGACGGCCCTGGCCATGATCTGGATCAAGTGGGGAAGGGGACGGAGGGGGATCCTCACCATGCACTCCACCGAGTACGGGCGATGCGGGAATCAGTTCTTCGGGGGAAGATCCGCTCGCATCCGGGACATCGAGTGGCAGGGGACCTATTGGGCGGACCGGGTGATCGTGGTCTCCCACGCCCTCGGGCGGGAGCTCCAGTGGATCTACCACCTCCCGGAGTGGAAGATCCATGTGATCTACAACGGAATCAACCCCCACGTCTTCGACGGCTTCCTCGACGCGGGAACCGTGAAGGGGCGATACGGAATCGGGCCCCTGGATCCCACGGTCCTGTTCTGCGGGCGGATGACGTACCAGAAGGGCCCGGACCTCCTGGTGAACGCGGTTCCCATGATCCTGCACCGCCACCCTCAGGCGAAGTTCGTATTCGCGGGGGATGGGGACATGCGCGGGAGCTGCGAGCAACAGGCCCACGCGCTCGGGGTAGCCCATGCCTGCCGATTTCTGGGCTACCGGAACGGCGGGGAGCTCATCGACCTGTACAAGGCATGCGACGTGGTCTGTGTGCCGAGTCGGAACGAGCCCTTCGGCCTCACCGTCCTGGAGGCCTGGAGCGCGGGGAAACCCGTGGTGGCCACGAGGAACGGAGGCCCGGACGAGTACGTGGAGCACGGCGTGAACGGCCTCAAGATCTATGCCCATGCGGAGTCCGTGGCGTGGGGAATCGGGACCTTGTTCCACGACTTCGAGTGGGCCCGGTGGATGGGGCGGAACGGGCGGGCGACGGTGGAAACCGCTTTCAGCTGGGATCGGGTGGCGGAGCAGACTCTCTCCGTCTACGGGGCGTAA
- the glgX gene encoding glycogen debranching protein GlgX, whose product MKVLPGRPTPLGAHWDGQGVNFAISSVHAEAIELLLFDRPEDPEPAHVVPLPGRTGSIWHGYLPGIRPGQLYGYRAHGPYDPSRGHRYNPHKVLLDPYARAIGRNLRWHDSLYGYRVGDPRADLSFDARSSAPYAPLAAVVDPAFDWEDDRPPRVPWEETVIYETHVKGISKRHPEVPELLRGTFLGLASEPVLDHLRRLGVTAVELMPVQASVQDRRLVERGLANYWGYNPLAFLAPDPRFAVGGGIDAVRDFQAMVRALHRAGLEVILDVVLNHTGEGDHRGPTLSLRGLDNRTYYALRSEDPRFYQDATGTGNTLDFSRPPVVQLALDTLRYWAVEMHVDGFRLDLAPALGRMGDRVDLCSAFFERVAQDPVLSRVKLIAEPWDLGPGGYQLGRFSPPWREWNDRYRDAVRRFWRGEGGMGGEVAVRMTGSPDLFASRGPLSSVNYVTCHDGFTLEDLVSYQRKHNEANGEGNRDGPEENYSTNCGVEGPSKDPAVVRCRETLKRSLLATLLLSQGVPMLLGGDELCRTQGGNNNAYCQDNELSWYDWNLDPRREAFLRFVQRLIAFRRHHPIFRQNTFPSARWWHPAGREVAGGEWETLRAFGMLLSGKGQGFLVLLNGDDNPVWFRLPESPEGWRWLWSTDPEDDTEPGLLREWAVLPPRQLTVLCTGRWSGRESGSPREAR is encoded by the coding sequence ATGAAGGTCCTCCCAGGACGCCCCACCCCCCTCGGTGCTCACTGGGACGGGCAGGGGGTGAACTTCGCGATCTCGAGCGTGCACGCGGAGGCGATCGAACTCCTCCTGTTCGATCGGCCGGAAGATCCAGAGCCGGCCCATGTGGTGCCTCTCCCCGGGCGCACGGGCTCCATCTGGCACGGGTACCTCCCGGGGATCCGTCCGGGGCAGCTGTACGGCTACCGGGCGCACGGCCCCTATGATCCCTCCCGGGGCCACCGCTACAACCCGCACAAGGTCCTGCTGGACCCGTATGCGAGGGCCATCGGTCGGAACCTCCGCTGGCACGACAGCCTCTACGGTTACCGGGTGGGGGACCCTCGGGCGGACCTCTCCTTCGACGCCCGGAGCAGCGCCCCCTATGCGCCCTTGGCCGCGGTGGTGGATCCCGCCTTCGACTGGGAGGACGACCGCCCGCCCCGAGTTCCGTGGGAGGAGACGGTGATCTACGAGACCCACGTGAAGGGGATCAGCAAGCGGCATCCAGAAGTCCCGGAATTGCTGCGGGGGACCTTCCTGGGGCTTGCTTCGGAGCCCGTCCTGGATCACCTCCGCCGCCTCGGGGTCACCGCGGTGGAACTCATGCCCGTGCAGGCCTCGGTCCAGGACCGGAGGTTGGTGGAGCGGGGCTTGGCGAACTACTGGGGGTACAACCCCCTGGCGTTTCTGGCCCCGGATCCCCGGTTCGCCGTGGGCGGGGGGATCGATGCGGTGCGGGACTTCCAGGCCATGGTGCGGGCCCTACACCGGGCGGGGCTTGAGGTGATCCTGGACGTGGTGCTGAACCATACGGGGGAAGGGGACCACCGAGGTCCCACCCTTTCCCTGCGGGGGCTTGACAACCGCACGTACTACGCGTTGCGGTCAGAGGACCCGCGGTTCTACCAGGACGCGACGGGGACCGGAAACACCCTGGACTTCTCCCGTCCTCCCGTGGTGCAGCTGGCCCTGGACACCCTCCGGTACTGGGCCGTGGAGATGCACGTAGATGGATTCCGTCTGGACCTCGCCCCGGCCCTGGGCCGGATGGGGGATCGGGTGGACCTGTGTTCCGCCTTCTTCGAGCGGGTGGCGCAGGATCCCGTGCTCTCCCGGGTGAAGCTCATCGCGGAACCCTGGGACCTGGGGCCGGGTGGGTATCAACTGGGACGGTTTTCGCCGCCCTGGCGGGAGTGGAACGACCGGTACCGGGACGCGGTGCGGCGGTTCTGGCGGGGGGAAGGGGGCATGGGTGGGGAGGTGGCGGTGCGGATGACGGGAAGCCCGGATCTCTTTGCTTCGCGGGGACCCCTTTCCTCCGTGAACTATGTCACCTGCCACGATGGGTTCACCCTGGAGGACCTGGTGAGCTACCAGCGCAAGCACAACGAGGCGAACGGCGAAGGGAACCGGGACGGCCCCGAGGAGAACTACAGCACGAACTGCGGGGTGGAAGGGCCCAGCAAGGACCCTGCGGTGGTTCGCTGCCGGGAGACCCTCAAACGCAGCCTTCTCGCCACCCTGCTGCTCTCCCAGGGTGTTCCCATGCTGCTCGGAGGGGATGAGCTCTGTCGTACCCAGGGCGGGAACAACAACGCCTACTGCCAGGACAACGAGCTCTCCTGGTACGACTGGAATCTGGATCCCCGCCGGGAGGCCTTCCTGCGGTTCGTGCAGAGGTTGATCGCCTTCCGCAGGCACCACCCGATTTTCCGCCAGAATACTTTTCCCTCCGCCCGGTGGTGGCACCCCGCGGGCCGGGAGGTGGCGGGTGGGGAGTGGGAAACCCTGCGCGCGTTCGGCATGCTCCTTTCGGGCAAGGGACAGGGCTTCCTGGTGCTCCTCAACGGCGACGACAACCCCGTGTGGTTTAGGCTCCCGGAGAGCCCGGAGGGCTGGAGGTGGCTGTGGAGTACGGATCCAGAGGACGACACGGAACCCGGACTCCTCAGGGAATGGGCGGTCCTCCCGCCGCGTCAGCTGACGGTGCTGTGCACAGGCCGGTGGAGTGGACGGGAATCCGGTTCTCCGCGTGAGGCTAGGTAG
- a CDS encoding aldehyde dehydrogenase family protein has product MPARSGATFESLNPATGEVLGICARSGPEDVAEAVAAAKEAFPKWRKVPAPRRAEILYRAAELLVQRKEHYARLMTLEMGKILLESRGDVQEAIDMTYFLAGEGRRLHGYTTPSEMPNKIAYCVRQPVGVVGVITPWNFPFAIPSWKIVPALVCGNTVVFKPAPEVPILGVEFVRVLEEAGLPPGVLNLVLGGDEVGAALVDHPDVSLISFTGSTEVGLQVAERCARTGKRVSLEMGGKNAAIVMDDADLDLVADALTWSAFGTTGQRCTACSRVVVHPRVHGDVADVLVDRARRLRLGNGLDPETEVGPLVSEAQLRKVEGYARLGREEGAVVLVGGERATEGDLARGFFFRPTVFAEVHPRMRIAQEEIFGPVVVLLRAEDLEEAIRIVNDVPYGLSASIFTRDIQKAMRAVEDLHTGIVYVNHGTIGAEVHLPFGGTKFTGNGHREGGLQVLDIFTEWKSVYIDYSGRLQRAQIDLEPVAFGKEGEA; this is encoded by the coding sequence GTGCCGGCCCGTTCCGGTGCCACCTTCGAATCCCTCAACCCGGCCACGGGGGAGGTCCTGGGAATCTGTGCCCGGTCGGGACCGGAGGACGTGGCGGAGGCCGTGGCCGCGGCGAAGGAGGCCTTCCCGAAGTGGCGTAAGGTTCCCGCGCCGCGACGGGCGGAGATCCTTTATCGGGCCGCGGAGCTGCTGGTGCAGCGCAAGGAGCACTACGCGCGGCTCATGACCCTGGAGATGGGCAAGATCCTCCTCGAGAGCCGTGGAGACGTGCAGGAGGCCATCGACATGACCTACTTCCTCGCGGGCGAAGGCCGACGCCTGCACGGATACACCACGCCCAGCGAGATGCCTAACAAGATCGCCTACTGCGTGCGCCAGCCCGTGGGGGTCGTGGGCGTTATCACCCCCTGGAACTTCCCCTTCGCCATCCCCAGCTGGAAGATCGTCCCCGCCCTGGTGTGCGGGAACACCGTAGTCTTCAAGCCCGCGCCCGAAGTCCCCATCCTGGGCGTGGAGTTCGTACGGGTGCTGGAGGAGGCGGGGCTTCCGCCTGGTGTGCTGAACCTGGTCCTGGGGGGAGATGAGGTGGGCGCGGCCCTGGTGGATCACCCAGACGTAAGCCTCATCTCCTTCACGGGCTCCACGGAGGTGGGACTGCAGGTGGCGGAGCGATGCGCCCGCACGGGCAAGCGGGTCTCCCTGGAGATGGGCGGCAAGAACGCGGCCATCGTCATGGACGACGCGGATCTCGATCTGGTGGCGGATGCCCTCACATGGAGTGCGTTTGGGACCACCGGTCAGCGGTGCACCGCTTGTAGCCGCGTCGTGGTGCACCCGAGGGTCCACGGGGACGTGGCAGACGTGCTGGTGGATCGGGCAAGACGGCTGAGGCTGGGAAACGGCCTGGATCCGGAGACCGAGGTCGGCCCCCTCGTGAGCGAGGCACAGCTGCGAAAGGTGGAGGGGTATGCACGCCTCGGCCGGGAGGAGGGTGCGGTGGTGCTGGTGGGCGGGGAGCGGGCCACGGAGGGAGACCTCGCCCGCGGGTTCTTCTTCCGGCCCACGGTCTTCGCGGAAGTGCACCCCCGCATGCGCATCGCTCAGGAGGAGATCTTCGGCCCCGTGGTGGTGCTCCTGCGGGCGGAGGACCTGGAGGAGGCGATCCGCATCGTGAACGACGTGCCGTACGGACTCAGCGCCTCCATCTTCACCCGGGACATCCAAAAGGCCATGCGGGCCGTGGAGGACCTCCACACGGGGATCGTGTACGTGAACCATGGGACCATCGGGGCGGAGGTGCACCTGCCCTTCGGAGGCACCAAGTTCACGGGGAACGGCCACCGGGAGGGCGGACTGCAGGTGCTGGACATCTTCACGGAGTGGAAATCCGTCTACATTGACTACAGCGGCCGGCTCCAACGGGCTCAGATCGACCTAGAGCCCGTGGCTTTCGGAAAGGAGGGAGAGGCGTGA
- a CDS encoding 4-alpha-glucanotransferase, with amino-acid sequence MRPFGIQSAYWDISGRLRRASPDAVRAVGEALGVDPETPPLPVEPVTVAWDGRVRILLRLRAAPDRVACWVRREDGNEAAWRHLTAVPRRPGAWEVRLPGRFPFGVHQVRMELGGETYSTTLLSAPRRIRAPGGKWGVFVPLHGLWSRTSQGIGDFEDLRRFGEWVASHGGQLVGTLPLLPVLPEDPSPYRPLSRLVWGELFVHLPDGQGSTEGHLVNYRAVFARKRNQLLEQSARLGPEEEAEFRAWLTAHPYAEDYAWFRAALERFPPSWRTWPEVMREGGDSREVPLEAVRAYAYGQWLAHRQLERVARTGPGLYLDFPLGVHPDGYDAWRFRHLFVEGVSVGAPPDPFAAQGQDWGFAPLHPLRIREEGYAYLRSCLAHHLRVARLLRVDHVMGLHRLYWIPRGFPASEGVYVRYPADEFYAVLLLEAWRHGAGVVGEDLGTVPRAVRSRLDRHGLWRMYVLVFEGEPSGPRQPPPNTVASLGTHDTPPFAAFWTGEDVGDRQALGLLDPEQAWRERTHRERVVAGLARAFGVDPGDVTQALRASLRFLASSQAACVVVNLEDLWLERRPQNLPGTADHQYPNWRRRLRYALDELDSLPEVRSTLEEVRLGRSGAHTPGTGVRA; translated from the coding sequence GTGCGCCCTTTTGGAATCCAGTCCGCCTACTGGGACATCTCGGGCCGCCTACGCAGAGCTTCTCCCGATGCCGTGCGGGCGGTGGGGGAGGCCTTGGGAGTGGATCCGGAGACCCCTCCTCTCCCCGTGGAGCCCGTGACCGTGGCGTGGGACGGACGGGTCCGGATCCTCCTGCGGCTCCGCGCGGCCCCAGATCGGGTGGCCTGCTGGGTGCGGCGGGAGGACGGCAATGAGGCAGCCTGGCGTCACCTCACCGCGGTACCCCGAAGACCTGGAGCGTGGGAGGTGCGGTTGCCGGGCCGGTTCCCTTTCGGGGTGCACCAGGTGCGGATGGAGCTCGGGGGAGAGACCTACAGCACCACCTTGCTCTCAGCTCCCCGCCGGATCCGTGCGCCCGGCGGGAAATGGGGGGTGTTCGTGCCCCTCCACGGGCTGTGGTCCCGCACCAGCCAGGGCATCGGGGACTTCGAGGACCTCCGGAGGTTCGGGGAGTGGGTGGCCTCGCACGGGGGACAGCTGGTGGGGACCCTGCCCCTTCTGCCCGTGCTTCCCGAAGATCCCAGTCCCTACCGTCCCCTGAGCCGGCTCGTGTGGGGTGAGCTCTTCGTACACCTGCCCGATGGCCAAGGATCCACAGAAGGACACCTCGTGAACTACCGCGCGGTCTTCGCCCGGAAACGGAATCAGCTGCTGGAGCAAAGCGCCCGCCTGGGGCCAGAGGAGGAGGCGGAGTTCCGGGCCTGGCTTACGGCGCATCCCTATGCGGAGGACTATGCCTGGTTTCGGGCTGCCCTGGAGCGGTTCCCACCCTCGTGGCGGACCTGGCCGGAGGTCATGCGGGAGGGCGGGGATTCCCGGGAGGTCCCCCTGGAGGCGGTCCGGGCGTATGCCTACGGCCAATGGCTGGCCCATCGGCAGCTGGAGCGCGTGGCGCGCACGGGCCCTGGTCTGTATCTGGACTTTCCCCTCGGGGTGCACCCGGATGGCTATGACGCTTGGCGGTTCCGGCACCTCTTCGTGGAAGGAGTTTCCGTGGGAGCTCCCCCGGATCCCTTCGCGGCCCAGGGCCAGGACTGGGGCTTTGCGCCGCTGCACCCCCTACGCATCCGCGAGGAGGGATACGCGTACCTGCGCAGCTGCCTCGCGCACCATCTCCGGGTGGCCCGACTCCTCCGGGTGGACCACGTGATGGGGCTTCACCGGCTCTACTGGATCCCCCGAGGGTTTCCCGCCTCCGAGGGCGTGTACGTGCGATACCCCGCAGACGAGTTCTACGCGGTACTCCTGCTCGAGGCCTGGCGCCACGGGGCCGGAGTGGTGGGGGAAGATCTGGGGACGGTCCCCCGGGCGGTGCGGTCCCGGTTGGACCGGCACGGCCTGTGGCGGATGTACGTGCTGGTGTTTGAGGGGGAGCCCTCCGGCCCGCGACAGCCCCCTCCGAACACCGTGGCCTCCCTGGGAACCCACGACACCCCACCCTTTGCTGCCTTCTGGACCGGGGAAGACGTCGGGGATCGGCAGGCCCTGGGGCTCCTGGACCCGGAACAGGCGTGGAGGGAGCGCACGCATCGGGAACGCGTGGTGGCGGGTCTTGCGCGGGCCTTTGGGGTGGATCCTGGGGACGTGACACAGGCCCTGCGCGCGAGCCTGCGGTTCCTGGCTTCCAGTCAGGCCGCGTGCGTGGTGGTGAACCTGGAGGACCTCTGGCTGGAGCGGAGGCCTCAGAACCTCCCGGGAACCGCAGACCACCAGTACCCGAACTGGCGGCGAAGGCTCCGGTACGCCCTAGACGAGCTGGATTCCCTCCCTGAAGTCCGGTCCACCCTCGAGGAGGTACGTCTGGGCCGGAGCGGTGCCCACACCCCGGGGACAGGAGTTCGGGCTTGA
- a CDS encoding alpha-amylase family glycosyl hydrolase yields the protein MAGLGPRASWWRRAVVYHIYVRSFQDTDEDGVGDLPGILRRLDYLADLGVEAVWLSPFYPSPQRDFGYDVADYCGVDPVFGTLADFDRLLMEAHARGLRVILDLVANHTSNLHPWFVESRGSRTSAKRDWYVWRDPHPNGGHPNNWLSFFGGPAWTLDPQTEQYYLHHFLPEQPDLNYRNPEVLEAMLEVMRFWLERGVDGFRVDAAALLVEDEHFRDEPPNPAWRPGMRERDRLRHVHTEHQPETHEVLRRFRALLDQYSEPGRERVLIGEVYAPFEILVAYYGSPEAPECHFPFNFALMELPPERWTAEDLQALVGAYESIVPGWAWPSWVLGNHDRPRVASRLGEERTRLAHLLLLTLRGTPTLYYGDELGLRDLELSPDQVQDLPGFREHGGRWSRDAARAPMPWDGSPGAGFTVGTPWLPLPVDFPVRNVASQEKDPHSMLRLLRRLLHLRRQTPALTVGAYRSLPAPPGVYAYERFTDSDRVLVAVNLTGRMQTLEASGEILLSTHLDRFGPERAPLGLRPQEGILLRPTGEVVPWR from the coding sequence CTGGCCGGCCTTGGGCCACGGGCTTCTTGGTGGCGGAGGGCGGTCGTATACCACATCTATGTTCGATCCTTTCAGGATACCGACGAAGACGGTGTGGGCGATCTGCCCGGGATCCTCCGGCGCCTGGACTATCTTGCGGACCTAGGGGTGGAGGCAGTCTGGCTCAGCCCCTTCTATCCATCGCCCCAGAGGGACTTCGGGTATGACGTGGCGGATTACTGCGGGGTGGATCCCGTTTTCGGCACCCTGGCCGATTTCGATCGCCTGCTCATGGAGGCCCATGCGCGGGGCCTGCGGGTGATCCTGGATCTCGTGGCCAATCATACCAGCAACCTCCACCCGTGGTTTGTGGAGTCCCGCGGTAGCCGCACGAGCGCCAAGCGGGACTGGTACGTGTGGCGGGATCCGCATCCGAACGGGGGCCATCCCAACAACTGGCTCAGCTTCTTTGGAGGTCCCGCCTGGACCCTGGACCCGCAGACGGAACAGTACTACCTCCACCACTTCCTGCCCGAGCAGCCCGATCTCAACTACCGCAACCCGGAGGTCCTGGAGGCCATGCTGGAGGTGATGCGGTTCTGGCTGGAGCGGGGAGTGGATGGGTTCCGGGTGGATGCTGCCGCCCTCCTGGTGGAGGACGAACACTTCCGCGACGAGCCACCGAACCCCGCGTGGCGGCCGGGGATGCGGGAACGAGACCGGCTGCGGCACGTCCACACGGAGCACCAGCCCGAGACCCACGAAGTGCTCCGGCGCTTCCGGGCCTTATTGGACCAGTACAGCGAGCCCGGTCGGGAACGCGTCCTCATCGGGGAGGTGTATGCACCGTTTGAAATTCTCGTAGCCTACTACGGCTCTCCGGAGGCGCCCGAGTGCCACTTCCCCTTCAACTTCGCCCTGATGGAGCTCCCGCCTGAGCGGTGGACTGCGGAGGACTTGCAGGCCTTGGTAGGAGCCTACGAATCCATCGTGCCGGGATGGGCTTGGCCCAGCTGGGTCCTGGGGAACCACGACCGGCCCAGGGTCGCAAGCCGCCTGGGGGAGGAGCGGACCCGTCTTGCCCACCTCCTGCTCCTTACCCTCCGGGGTACGCCCACCCTCTACTACGGGGACGAGCTGGGACTCCGGGATCTGGAGCTCTCTCCCGACCAGGTACAGGATCTCCCCGGCTTTCGGGAGCATGGGGGCCGGTGGTCCCGGGATGCGGCCCGGGCCCCCATGCCGTGGGACGGATCTCCAGGGGCGGGCTTCACGGTGGGAACGCCCTGGCTGCCGCTCCCCGTGGATTTCCCCGTGCGAAATGTGGCAAGCCAGGAGAAGGATCCCCACTCCATGCTCCGGCTCCTCCGCCGCCTCCTCCACCTCCGCCGGCAGACCCCTGCCCTGACCGTGGGGGCGTACCGATCCCTTCCTGCACCCCCGGGGGTCTATGCGTACGAACGCTTTACGGATTCGGATCGGGTGCTGGTGGCTGTGAACCTCACGGGGCGCATGCAAACCCTGGAGGCTTCGGGCGAAATCCTCCTCTCCACGCACCTGGACCGGTTCGGCCCGGAGCGGGCTCCGCTTGGGCTTCGGCCGCAGGAGGGAATCCTCCTGCGGCCCACGGGGGAGGTGGTACCATGGAGGTGA
- a CDS encoding Mrp/NBP35 family ATP-binding protein, translated as MLGSRKGLSREQVLEVLRDVQDPELHRSIVELDMVRDVQIRGGVVRVEALLTIGGCPLRETIVQSIEQRLRQLPGVERVEVHLGVMTPEQRQALIQKLRPPQGPDRPPSFLRPESGVRVLAVASGKGGVGKSTVTANLAAALALRGLRVGVLDADVYGFSIPKMLGIQGRPTVIDQMILPMERDGVRAISMGMLVEANEAVIWRGPMLHKALATFIQEVHWGDLEVLLLDLPPGTGDVSISIAQLLPWGEMVIVTTPQEAAVEVAQRAARMAEKVGMRVAGVIENMSYYQPHPEAEPLYLFGKGGGRMLAERLGTELLAEIPLDPRVREGSDRGEPIVRAHPDSTAAQAFFRAADRILARSRVLR; from the coding sequence ATGCTCGGCTCTCGGAAGGGCCTCAGCCGGGAACAGGTTCTGGAGGTGCTGCGGGATGTGCAGGATCCCGAGCTGCACCGCTCCATCGTGGAACTGGACATGGTCCGGGACGTACAGATCCGGGGCGGCGTGGTGCGGGTGGAGGCCTTGCTCACCATCGGCGGATGTCCGCTTCGGGAGACCATCGTACAGTCCATCGAACAGCGCCTGCGTCAGCTCCCGGGGGTGGAGAGAGTGGAGGTGCACCTGGGCGTCATGACCCCGGAGCAGCGGCAGGCCCTCATTCAGAAGCTGCGGCCCCCGCAGGGGCCGGACCGCCCCCCCTCCTTCCTCCGGCCGGAGAGCGGTGTGCGCGTCCTCGCGGTGGCGAGCGGCAAGGGAGGGGTGGGAAAATCCACGGTGACCGCGAACCTGGCGGCAGCCCTGGCCCTGCGAGGCCTGCGGGTAGGGGTACTGGACGCGGATGTGTATGGGTTCAGCATTCCGAAGATGCTGGGAATCCAGGGGCGGCCCACGGTGATCGACCAGATGATCCTTCCCATGGAGCGGGACGGGGTACGGGCCATCTCCATGGGAATGCTGGTGGAGGCGAACGAGGCCGTCATCTGGCGGGGCCCCATGCTCCACAAAGCCCTCGCCACCTTCATCCAGGAGGTGCACTGGGGGGATCTCGAGGTGCTCCTCCTGGACCTTCCCCCGGGGACGGGAGATGTCTCCATCTCCATCGCGCAGCTGTTGCCCTGGGGGGAAATGGTCATCGTGACCACCCCCCAGGAGGCCGCGGTGGAAGTGGCCCAGCGGGCGGCCCGCATGGCGGAGAAGGTGGGGATGCGGGTGGCGGGGGTCATCGAGAACATGTCCTACTACCAACCCCATCCGGAGGCAGAACCCCTTTACCTGTTCGGGAAGGGCGGCGGGAGGATGCTCGCTGAACGCCTCGGCACGGAACTCCTCGCCGAAATCCCTCTTGACCCCCGGGTGCGGGAGGGGAGCGATCGGGGGGAGCCCATCGTGCGTGCGCACCCGGACTCCACGGCCGCTCAAGCCTTCTTCCGAGCCGCGGACCGGATCCTGGCGCGGAGCCGGGTTTTGAGGTGA